A region from the Canis lupus dingo isolate Sandy chromosome X, ASM325472v2, whole genome shotgun sequence genome encodes:
- the LOC112649382 gene encoding trifunctional enzyme subunit beta, mitochondrial-like has translation MGPPIFCKTSELFLPATSCPAAQTKSKKTLAKPNIRNIVVVDGVRIPFLQSGTSYKDLMPHDLARAAFSGLLHRTNVSKDVVDYIIFGTVIQEVKTSNVAREAALGAGFSDKTPAHTVTMACISANQAMITGVGLIASGQCDVVVAGGVELMSDVPIRHSRKIRKMMLDLNKAKTLGQRLSLLSKFRLNFLSPELPAVAEFSTSETMGHSADRLAAAFAVSRADQDEYALRSHSLAKKAQDEGLLSDIVPFKVPGKDTVTKDNDIRPSSLEQMAKLKPAFIKPYGTVTTANSSFLTDGASAMLIMAEEKALAMGYKLKAYLRDFVYVSQDPKDQLLLGPTYATPKVLEKAGLTLNDIDAFEFHEAFSGQILANFKAMDSDWFAQNYMGRKTKVGSPPLEKFNNWGGSLSLGHPFGATGCRLVMAGANRLRKEGGQYGLVAACAAGGQGHAMIVEAYPK, from the coding sequence CTTAGCCAAACCCAACATAAGGAATATTGTGGTAGTGGATGGTGTTCGCATTCCGTTTTTGCAGTCAGGCACTTCATATAAGGACCTGATGCCACATGATTTGGCTAGAGCAGCATTTTCGGGTTTGTTGCACCGGACCAATGTCTCAAAGGATGTTGTTGATTATATCATCTTTGGCACAGTTATACAGGAAGTGAAAACTAGCAATGTGGCTAGAGAGGCTGCCCTTGGAGCTGGCTTCTCTGATAAGACTCCTGCTCACACTGTCACCATGGCCTGCATCTCTGCCAACCAAGCCATGATCACAGGTGTTGGCTTGATCGCTTCTGGGCAGTGTGATGTGGTTGTGGCAGGTGGTGTAGAGTTAATGTCTGATGTCCCTATTCGTCATTCaaggaaaattaggaaaatgatgCTTGATCTCAATAAGGCCAAGACTCTGGGTCAACGACTATCTTTACTCTCAAAATTCAGATTGAATTTCCTGTCACCTGAGCTCCCTGCCGTGGCTGAGTTCTCCACCAGTGAGACCATGGGCCACTCTGCAGACCGGCTAGCCGCTGCTTTTGCTGTTTCTCGAGCGGACCAGGATGAGTATGCACTGCGCTCGCACAGCCTTGCCAAGAAGGCACAGGATGAAGGACTCCTGTCTGATATTGTACCCTTCAAAGTACCAGGAAAAGATACAGTTACCAAAGATAATGACATTCGTCCTTCTTCTCTGGAGCAAATGGCCAAACTAAAACCTGCATTCATCAAGCCCTATGGCACGGTGACAACTGCAAATTCTTCTTTCCTGACCGATGGTGCATCTGCAATGCTGATTATGGCAGAGGAAAAAGCTCTGGCCATGGGTTATAAGCTCAAGGCGTATTTGAGGGATTTTGTATATGTGTCTCAAGATCCAAAAGATCAACTTTTACTTGGACCAACATATGCCACTCCAAAAGTTCTGGAAAAAGCAGGATTAACACTGAATGATATTGATGCTTTTGAATTTCATGAAGCATTCTCAGGTCAGATTTTGGCTAATTTTAAAGCCATGGATTCTGACTGGTTTGCACAAAACTACATGGGTAGAAAAACCAAGGTTGGGTCACCTCCTCTGGAGAAGTTTAACAACTGGGGTGGATCGCTGTCCCTGGGACACCCATTTGGAGCTACTGGCTGCCGGTTGGTTATGGCAGGTGCCAACAGATTACGGAAGGAGGGAGGCCAGTATGGCTTAGTGGCTGCCTGTGCAGCTGGTGGGCAGGGCCATGCTATGATTGTGGAAGCTTAtccaaaataa